The Erythrolamprus reginae isolate rEryReg1 chromosome 3, rEryReg1.hap1, whole genome shotgun sequence genome contains a region encoding:
- the MYOC gene encoding myocilin produces MPVIWLISVWMAWGTLGSNVHFNKNINQDGRCIYSFAVPSKSEDSCAGLSEVLITIQDLQRESKSQHLELESTRTRLGLLENQVNQLHGSQVRRTSLSTVGLLQREVESLKREQAQRDIHISSLETTINHLLQDKSALEEEKKWLQEEKKELDRRLEKSIEEVAQLRASDCPQTREASSEIHQGSQEVSKWDTENLGYQELKLDFAEVSTSHVIEEDISPSPPTSIEAEEPGCGTLIWVGAPVTFHKADTITGKYGVWMKDPQPVSPYTNETIWRVDTVSADVRHVFEYDDLDEFVKGYPSKVHVLPRSMESTGAVVYQGFLYFQRHKSRILVKYDLKNEVIAVQKELPNAGYHGQFPYSWGGYTDIDLAVDEIGLWVIYSTENAKGAIVLSKLDPETLEISQTWRTNIYKQSVANSFMICGSLYTISSYSSPDATVNFIYRTSTGSSAPLKIHIENRYRYSSMVDYNPTEKKLMAWDNFNMVAYNIRLSKM; encoded by the exons ATGCCGGTGATATGGTTGATTTCAGTCTGGATGGCATGGGGAACATTGGGGAGTAATGTCCATTTTAACAAAAACATTAACCAGGATGGGAGATGCATTTATTCCTTTGCTGTACCCAGTAAAAGTGAAGACAGCTGTGCTGGCTTAAGTGAGGTATTAATAACCATTCAAGATCTCCAACGGGAGAGCAAATCTCAGCACCTGGAACTAGAGTCAACTAGAACTCGGCTTGGCCTTTTGGAGAACCAGGTGAATCAACTACATGGAAGTCAAGTTAGGAGGACTTCTTTATCTACAGTTGGCTTGCTTCAAAGGGAGGTAGAGAGTCTGAAGAGGGAACAAGCCCAGAGGGACATCCACATCAGTAGCCTGGAAACTACCATCAACCATCTCCTTCAGGACAAGTCAGCtttggaagaagagaagaaatggctgcaagaggaaaagaaggagctGGACAGAAGGTTAGAGAAAAGCATTGAGGAGGTGGCTCAGCTGAGAGCAAGCGATTGTCCTCAGACCAGAGAAGCCAGCAGTGAGATCCATCAAGGCTCTCAGGAAG TGTCTAAGTGGGATACTGAAAATTTGGGCTACCAGGAGCTCAAATTAGACTTTGCTGAGGTTTCTACATCTCATGTCATCGAGGAAGACATTTCACCCTCACCTCCTACTAGCATAGAAGCTGAAGAACCAG GTTGTGGAACGCTAATTTGGGTTGGTGCACCAGTGACATTTCACAAGGCTGACACCATTACAGGAAAGTATGGTGTGTGGATGAAGGACCCACAACCTGTGTCTCCATATACTAATGAGACAATTTGGAGAGTTGACACGGTCAGTGCAGATGTCCGTCACGTCTTTGAATATGATGATCTGGATGAGTTTGTGAAAGGCTACCCTTCCAAAGTTCATGTGTTGCCCAGATCCATGGAGAGCACTGGGGCTGTTGTTTATCAAGGATTCCTCTATTTCCAGAGGCACAAGTCTAGAATACTGGTGAAATATGACTTGAAGAATGAAGTCATTGCAGTTCAGAAGGAGTTGCCTAATGCTGGCTATCATGGACAATTCCCCTACTCCTGGGGTGGATATACAGATATTGATCTAGCAGTTGATGAGATTGGATTGTGGGTAATTTATAGCACTGAAAATGCCAAGGGAGCTATTGTGCTTTCTAAACTGGACCCAGAAACTTTGGAGATTTCACAGACATGGAGGACCAATATTTACAAGCAGTCTGTGGCTAACTCCTTCATGATCTGTGGTTCCTTGTATACCATTAGTAGCTACTCATCCCCTGACGCCACTGTGAATTTCATCTACCGCACAAGTACAGGAAGCAGTGCACCACTGAAGATCCACATTGAGAACCGTTACAGATACAGCAGCATGGTAGACTACAATCCTACAGAGAAGAAACTAATGGCTTGGGATAACTTCAACATGGTGGCTTATAACATCAGACTTTCCAAGATGTGA